A single window of Bordetella genomosp. 11 DNA harbors:
- a CDS encoding 4Fe-4S binding protein: MAVAVARATVRVADFLRDHAPLLRKLQWGIVALYAFLLIVPAAMPLPDNTASVFNNLTVVAQFAFWGIWWPFVLVSMPIMGRAWCGLFCPEGMLTEWASERGKGLAIPRWMRWGGWPFVAFALTTIYGQLVSVYQYPLAVLAVLGGSTAAAMVVGWRYGRSKRVWCKYLCPVNGVFNLLAKLAPWHFKVDEQAWRHPVIRIQAVNCAPLVPLRHMKGAADCHMCGRCSGYRGAIALTPRSPEAEIVDVAGGDAWQTALVVFGMMGIAIGAFLWSASPWFVTVKQAAATWLIDKDIMWPLLDNAPWFILTHYPDVNDTFSWLDGACILFFIAATTAVVGGALYAGLWLADRVLPAVQGRTAWGGAGLHKLAQPLIPAAGIGVFLGLSATTITLLKHEGVQALWANPVRFTLLSLAVAWTLRLAWRVMGQRTQSTGRKLAAWLLFAAGLVPFCIAWLLLFVAW, from the coding sequence ATGGCTGTAGCAGTGGCGCGGGCAACCGTCCGCGTGGCCGATTTCCTCCGTGACCATGCCCCTTTGCTGCGCAAGCTGCAATGGGGCATTGTTGCTTTGTATGCATTCCTGCTGATCGTGCCGGCAGCCATGCCCCTGCCGGACAATACCGCGTCGGTGTTCAACAACCTGACGGTGGTCGCGCAGTTCGCCTTCTGGGGCATATGGTGGCCCTTCGTGCTGGTGTCCATGCCCATCATGGGCCGGGCGTGGTGCGGCCTGTTCTGCCCCGAAGGCATGCTGACCGAATGGGCCAGCGAACGCGGCAAGGGCCTGGCGATTCCCCGCTGGATGCGCTGGGGCGGCTGGCCCTTCGTGGCATTCGCCCTGACGACCATCTACGGCCAGCTGGTCAGTGTGTACCAGTATCCGCTGGCGGTCCTGGCGGTGCTGGGCGGCTCGACCGCGGCCGCGATGGTGGTGGGCTGGCGCTACGGCCGCAGCAAGCGCGTCTGGTGCAAATACCTGTGTCCGGTCAACGGCGTCTTCAATCTGCTGGCCAAGCTCGCGCCCTGGCATTTCAAGGTCGACGAACAGGCCTGGCGGCACCCTGTCATCCGGATCCAGGCGGTCAATTGCGCGCCCCTGGTGCCGCTGCGCCACATGAAGGGCGCGGCGGACTGCCATATGTGCGGACGCTGCAGCGGCTATCGCGGCGCCATCGCGCTGACGCCGCGCTCGCCCGAGGCCGAGATCGTCGACGTGGCCGGGGGCGACGCCTGGCAGACCGCGCTGGTGGTCTTCGGCATGATGGGCATCGCCATCGGTGCCTTCCTCTGGAGCGCCAGCCCCTGGTTCGTGACCGTGAAGCAGGCGGCAGCCACCTGGCTGATCGACAAAGACATCATGTGGCCGCTGCTGGACAACGCGCCCTGGTTCATCCTGACGCATTATCCGGACGTCAACGATACGTTCTCCTGGCTGGATGGCGCCTGCATCCTGTTTTTCATCGCCGCCACCACGGCGGTCGTGGGCGGTGCGCTCTACGCCGGGCTGTGGCTGGCCGATCGCGTGTTGCCGGCCGTACAGGGACGTACCGCCTGGGGCGGGGCTGGCCTGCACAAGCTGGCGCAGCCGCTGATACCGGCTGCCGGTATCGGCGTTTTCCTGGGCCTGTCCGCCACCACCATTACGCTGCTCAAGCACGAGGGCGTGCAGGCGCTCTGGGCCAACCCCGTGCGCTTTACGCTGTTGAGCCTGGCGGTGGCCTGGACGCTGCGGCTGGCGTGGCGCGTCATGGGGCAGCGCACGCAGTCCACCGGGCGCAAGCTGGCCGCGTGGCTGCTGTTCGCGGCCGGGCTGGTGCCGTTCTGCATCGCCTGGCTGCTGCTTTTCGTGGCCTGGTAA
- the phaC gene encoding class I poly(R)-hydroxyalkanoic acid synthase codes for MTAHPSAAWPVPVGVAPDILAQIQADFSRDWQRLADDARAGRLEPPADKRFAGEAWRRSPHHLAMAHAYLLSARAMQRMVDAASVSEPLRDRLRFSIMQWLDAMAPSNFLAFNPDAQESIFASAGKALNEGMANLLNDLRKGRITQTDESQFEIGVNVAVTPGQVVFENPLFQLIQYSPSTPKVHERPLVIVPPNINKFYILDLQPANSFVRHAVDAGFTVFMMSWRNPVSADGDGVDRAQWDDYLLNAVLPALRVAREIAGVEQVNALGFCVGGTLLASALALAHARGERPVAALTLLTALLDFRDTGVLDVFVDETHALLRERQLGGGGLMSGRELATTFSFLRPNELVWNYVVDNYLKGRTPPAFDLLFWNADSTNLPGPFFAWYFRNTYLENNLKVPGRCVVADVPLDLTSLDMPAYIFGSREDHIVPWTSAYASTQLLRGTQRFVLGASGHIAGVINPPAKKRRSYWTTGATAGGSPAKLPGDPAAWLASAQEHPGSWWPDWTEWLAGQSGRLIPAPARAGSAAYAPIEPAPGRYVKVRAM; via the coding sequence GGCCGACTTTTCCCGCGACTGGCAGCGCCTGGCCGACGATGCCCGCGCCGGGCGCCTGGAGCCGCCCGCGGATAAGCGGTTCGCCGGCGAAGCCTGGCGGCGCAGCCCCCATCATCTGGCCATGGCACACGCCTATCTGTTGTCCGCCCGCGCCATGCAGCGCATGGTGGACGCTGCCAGCGTCAGCGAACCGCTGCGCGACCGGCTGCGGTTCTCCATCATGCAGTGGCTGGACGCCATGGCGCCGTCCAACTTCCTGGCCTTCAATCCCGATGCGCAGGAATCCATCTTTGCCTCGGCCGGCAAGGCCCTGAACGAAGGCATGGCCAATCTGCTGAACGACCTGCGCAAGGGCCGCATCACGCAGACCGACGAAAGCCAGTTCGAAATCGGCGTCAACGTTGCCGTGACCCCCGGGCAGGTGGTTTTCGAGAACCCGCTGTTCCAGTTGATCCAGTACTCGCCCTCGACGCCCAAGGTGCACGAGCGGCCCCTGGTTATCGTGCCGCCGAATATCAACAAGTTCTACATCCTGGACTTGCAGCCGGCGAATTCCTTCGTACGTCACGCGGTCGATGCGGGCTTCACTGTTTTCATGATGTCCTGGCGTAATCCCGTATCCGCCGACGGCGACGGGGTCGATCGGGCACAGTGGGACGATTACCTGCTGAACGCCGTCCTTCCCGCCTTGCGCGTGGCGCGCGAGATTGCCGGCGTGGAGCAGGTGAACGCGCTGGGTTTCTGCGTGGGCGGGACGCTGCTGGCGTCGGCGCTGGCCCTGGCGCACGCGCGCGGCGAAAGGCCGGTTGCCGCCTTGACGCTGCTGACCGCCTTGCTGGATTTCCGTGATACCGGTGTACTCGATGTGTTCGTGGACGAAACCCACGCCTTGCTGCGCGAACGCCAGCTGGGCGGCGGCGGCCTGATGTCCGGCCGCGAGCTGGCCACCACGTTTTCCTTCCTGCGTCCCAACGAACTGGTGTGGAATTACGTGGTGGACAACTATCTGAAGGGCCGCACGCCGCCGGCCTTCGACCTGTTGTTCTGGAATGCGGACAGCACCAATCTGCCGGGGCCGTTCTTCGCCTGGTATTTCCGCAATACTTATCTCGAGAACAATCTGAAGGTGCCCGGCCGCTGCGTCGTGGCCGACGTGCCGCTGGACCTGACCAGCCTGGACATGCCGGCCTATATCTTCGGTTCACGGGAAGATCACATCGTGCCGTGGACATCGGCTTATGCTTCCACGCAGTTGTTGCGCGGCACGCAGCGATTCGTGCTGGGAGCTTCCGGACATATCGCGGGCGTCATCAACCCGCCGGCGAAGAAACGGCGCAGCTACTGGACCACCGGCGCAACGGCCGGCGGATCGCCGGCCAAGCTGCCCGGCGATCCGGCGGCATGGCTGGCGAGCGCGCAGGAACATCCGGGCAGCTGGTGGCCCGACTGGACGGAGTGGTTGGCCGGCCAATCGGGCCGCCTGATCCCGGCGCCGGCGCGGGCGGGCAGCGCAGCGTACGCGCCCATCGAGCCCGCGCCAGGACGCTATGTAAAGGTAAGAGCCATGTAG
- a CDS encoding cupredoxin domain-containing protein, producing MRYLARAGLPALALALMLAAGPTRADELPTFQLTFKADGTFEPVRLEVPAGRFKIELINESKEPVEFESIPLRKEKVLGPGVKSFVVITISRPGEYPFFDDFHQNVKGTLVVKPKD from the coding sequence ATGAGGTACCTGGCCCGCGCAGGGTTGCCGGCGCTCGCGCTGGCGCTGATGTTGGCCGCGGGCCCGACCCGCGCCGACGAATTGCCGACGTTCCAGCTGACCTTCAAGGCGGACGGCACCTTCGAACCCGTGCGGCTGGAAGTACCGGCGGGACGCTTCAAGATCGAGCTGATCAACGAAAGCAAAGAGCCGGTGGAATTCGAAAGCATCCCGCTGCGCAAGGAAAAAGTACTGGGGCCCGGCGTGAAATCCTTCGTCGTGATCACCATTTCGCGGCCGGGCGAGTATCCCTTCTTTGACGATTTCCATCAGAACGTCAAAGGCACGCTGGTCGTTAAACCCAAGGATTGA
- a CDS encoding iron transporter, with protein MIKQALALAAGLALCAAAQAAEYPIGKPAEKGGMEIGAVYLQPIEMDPPGVMRPAKDSDIHLEADIHATAQNPTGFPEGEWMPYLVVKFELQKVGSNNVQKGMLMPMVANDGPHYGDNVKLEGPGKYKLKFLISPPTADSHSHFGRHIDKETGVGPWFAPFELDYEFVYAGTGKKGGY; from the coding sequence ATGATCAAACAGGCTCTTGCTCTGGCCGCCGGCCTCGCCCTTTGCGCTGCCGCCCAAGCCGCTGAATATCCCATTGGCAAGCCCGCGGAAAAGGGCGGCATGGAAATCGGCGCCGTCTATTTGCAGCCTATCGAGATGGATCCGCCGGGCGTCATGCGGCCGGCCAAGGATTCGGACATCCACCTGGAAGCCGATATCCATGCCACCGCCCAGAATCCCACGGGGTTTCCGGAAGGCGAATGGATGCCCTATCTGGTCGTCAAGTTCGAATTGCAGAAGGTGGGCAGCAACAATGTTCAGAAGGGCATGCTGATGCCCATGGTTGCGAACGATGGTCCCCACTACGGCGATAACGTCAAGCTGGAGGGGCCGGGCAAGTACAAGCTGAAGTTCCTCATTTCCCCTCCGACCGCGGACTCGCATAGCCACTTCGGCCGCCATATCGACAAGGAAACGGGCGTGGGGCCCTGGTTCGCTCCGTTCGAGCTCGACTATGAATTCGTCTATGCCGGCACCGGCAAGAAGGGTGGCTATTGA
- the phaR gene encoding polyhydroxyalkanoate synthesis repressor PhaR, translating into MTQAQAGASTRLIKKYPNRRLYDTQTSTYITLADVKQLVLANESFQVVDAKSGDDLTRSILLQIILEEEGGGVPMFSSNMLAQIIRFYGHAMQGIMGSYLEKNIQAFMEIQERMAEQSKGLYGSQFGPEAWTQFMNGQAPMMQNMMNSYIEQSKNLFVQMQDKMQDQTRSMFSTFPFPGATPGNRGK; encoded by the coding sequence ATGACGCAAGCCCAAGCAGGCGCCAGTACGCGCCTGATCAAGAAGTACCCGAACCGCCGTTTGTACGATACGCAGACCAGCACGTACATCACCCTGGCGGATGTCAAGCAACTGGTGCTGGCCAACGAGTCCTTCCAGGTCGTGGATGCCAAGAGCGGCGATGACCTGACGCGCAGTATCCTGCTGCAGATCATTCTGGAAGAAGAGGGCGGCGGCGTGCCGATGTTCTCTTCCAACATGCTGGCGCAGATCATCCGCTTCTACGGGCATGCCATGCAAGGCATCATGGGTTCCTACCTGGAAAAGAATATCCAGGCCTTCATGGAGATCCAGGAACGCATGGCTGAGCAGTCCAAAGGCCTGTATGGCAGCCAGTTCGGTCCGGAGGCCTGGACCCAGTTCATGAACGGCCAGGCCCCCATGATGCAGAACATGATGAACAGCTACATCGAGCAGAGCAAGAACCTGTTCGTGCAGATGCAGGACAAGATGCAGGACCAGACCCGGTCGATGTTTTCCACCTTCCCCTTTCCCGGCGCCACCCCCGGCAATCGCGGCAAATAG
- a CDS encoding PhzF family phenazine biosynthesis protein gives MRTYRYRLLNVFAESTFGGNPLCVFEDGSGLSDAEMQALALQFNLSETTFILPSTSATTRVRIFTPDFEMPFAGHPTLGTSQVVRALTGAGDSLTLEMRAGLVPVQARDNTWTLTAPGGATPEVRRPALPAAAIAAQLGLGEQDLLSEPLWVDTGAHQLIVPLKSADAVRRARPDGARLAEWETNKAGRRAAYVFAFEGSASDAAGDANGGQGIQRVLARYFFVSSTGGVVEDPGTGSACANLGGWCAATGRPLPARIRVAQGEQVRRPCFLGLEVTADRQVQVSGQVLELGSGTIALP, from the coding sequence ATGAGAACGTACCGCTATCGTTTACTGAATGTCTTCGCCGAAAGCACTTTCGGCGGCAATCCCCTGTGCGTATTCGAAGATGGCAGCGGCCTGAGCGATGCCGAAATGCAGGCGCTCGCGCTGCAATTCAACCTGTCCGAAACGACCTTCATCCTGCCTTCGACTTCGGCTACCACCCGCGTGCGGATTTTCACGCCGGACTTCGAAATGCCCTTTGCCGGCCATCCCACCCTGGGTACCTCGCAGGTGGTGCGCGCACTGACCGGCGCGGGCGACAGCCTGACGCTGGAAATGCGGGCGGGGCTCGTGCCGGTACAGGCGCGGGACAATACCTGGACCCTGACCGCGCCCGGCGGCGCCACGCCGGAAGTCCGCCGGCCTGCCTTGCCGGCCGCCGCCATCGCGGCCCAGCTCGGATTGGGCGAGCAGGACCTGCTGTCCGAACCATTGTGGGTGGATACCGGCGCGCACCAATTGATAGTGCCGCTGAAATCGGCCGATGCCGTGCGTCGCGCCAGGCCGGACGGGGCTCGGCTGGCTGAATGGGAGACCAACAAGGCGGGCCGTCGCGCCGCCTATGTGTTCGCGTTCGAGGGCAGCGCCAGCGATGCTGCTGGTGACGCGAACGGTGGGCAGGGTATCCAACGGGTGCTCGCCCGCTATTTTTTCGTCTCATCGACCGGTGGCGTGGTAGAAGACCCGGGCACCGGCTCGGCCTGCGCCAACCTGGGCGGGTGGTGCGCCGCGACCGGCCGTCCCTTGCCGGCGCGGATACGCGTCGCGCAAGGCGAGCAAGTGCGGCGGCCCTGCTTCCTGGGGCTGGAAGTCACCGCCGACAGGCAAGTCCAGGTATCCGGGCAGGTGCTGGAGCTGGGCAGCGGGACCATCGCG
- the phbB gene encoding acetoacetyl-CoA reductase translates to MSGKLAYVTGGMGGIGTCICQRLAKDGFRVVAGCGPSRNYQQWLDEQAAQGYTFYASVGNVADWDSTVQAFEKVRADYGTVDVLVNNAGITRDGLFRKMSLDDWRAVIDTNLNGVFNVTKQVLDHMVDRQWGRIINISSVNGQKGQFGQTNYSTAKAGIHGFTMALAQEVASKGVTVNTVSPGYIGTDMVRAIRPDVLEKIVATIPVRRLGTPEEIASMVSWLASDQSGFATGADFSLNGGLHMH, encoded by the coding sequence ATGAGCGGAAAACTGGCATATGTGACGGGCGGCATGGGCGGCATAGGAACTTGTATCTGCCAGCGTCTCGCCAAGGACGGGTTCCGCGTGGTCGCGGGTTGCGGACCCAGCCGCAATTACCAGCAATGGCTGGACGAACAGGCGGCGCAGGGCTATACGTTTTACGCCTCGGTCGGTAACGTCGCCGATTGGGATTCCACCGTACAGGCATTCGAGAAAGTGCGTGCCGACTACGGCACGGTGGATGTGCTGGTGAACAACGCCGGCATTACGCGCGACGGCTTGTTCCGCAAGATGTCCCTGGACGATTGGCGCGCCGTGATCGACACCAATTTGAACGGCGTGTTCAATGTGACCAAGCAGGTGCTGGACCACATGGTCGACCGTCAATGGGGTCGGATCATCAACATCAGCTCGGTCAACGGACAGAAAGGCCAATTCGGCCAGACCAACTATTCCACCGCCAAGGCCGGCATCCATGGATTCACCATGGCTTTGGCCCAGGAAGTGGCGAGCAAGGGCGTCACGGTAAACACGGTATCGCCGGGCTATATCGGCACGGACATGGTGCGTGCCATCCGGCCGGACGTGCTGGAGAAAATCGTCGCGACCATTCCGGTGCGGCGCCTGGGCACGCCCGAGGAAATCGCGTCCATGGTCTCATGGCTCGCATCCGACCAATCGGGCTTTGCCACGGGCGCGGACTTCTCGTTGAACGGCGGCTTGCATATGCATTGA
- a CDS encoding FTR1 family iron permease: MEQVSFIVWRESVEALLVVGILYSWLRASPEGRRGLPYLWGGVAAGLGLAVALALVLLGVSSWLSDTGQEWFQAGMALVACALVVQMVFWMKKHGRTLKGELESGARDSVRDDNWWGLLILVMIAVAREGSETVVFLYGTVSAGAENTSSWMLGLAGLAGFVVALLTFWLLQLGGKLITWRRFFRVTEILLLLLAGSLLVGGLDHLISLGVVPPLVDPIWDSSWLLNDSSGIGKILADFAGYRAYPALITVLVWIAYWIVVWALLRRVGPAAPRAAGATASANAR, encoded by the coding sequence ATGGAACAGGTCTCTTTTATCGTTTGGCGCGAATCCGTCGAAGCCTTGCTGGTCGTGGGCATCCTGTATTCCTGGCTGCGCGCGTCCCCGGAAGGCCGGCGCGGCCTGCCCTATCTGTGGGGCGGCGTGGCCGCCGGCCTGGGACTGGCTGTCGCGCTGGCGCTGGTATTGCTTGGCGTTTCGTCCTGGCTGTCCGATACCGGGCAGGAGTGGTTCCAGGCGGGTATGGCGCTGGTGGCCTGCGCGCTGGTCGTGCAGATGGTCTTCTGGATGAAGAAGCACGGCCGCACGCTGAAGGGCGAACTGGAAAGCGGCGCGCGCGATTCGGTGCGCGACGACAACTGGTGGGGCCTGCTGATTCTGGTGATGATCGCGGTCGCGCGCGAAGGCAGCGAAACGGTCGTATTCCTGTACGGCACGGTCTCGGCCGGCGCGGAAAACACCAGCAGCTGGATGCTGGGGCTGGCCGGATTGGCGGGCTTCGTGGTGGCGCTGTTGACATTCTGGCTGCTGCAACTGGGCGGCAAGCTGATCACCTGGCGCCGCTTCTTCCGCGTAACGGAAATCCTGCTGCTGCTGCTGGCGGGCTCCCTGCTGGTGGGTGGCCTGGACCACCTGATATCGCTGGGAGTGGTGCCGCCGCTGGTGGACCCGATCTGGGACAGCAGCTGGTTGCTCAACGACAGCAGCGGCATAGGTAAAATCCTGGCCGACTTCGCCGGCTATCGCGCGTATCCGGCGCTGATCACGGTGCTGGTCTGGATTGCCTATTGGATCGTGGTATGGGCGCTGTTGCGGCGTGTCGGTCCGGCGGCGCCGCGCGCGGCCGGTGCCACGGCATCGGCCAACGCGCGTTGA